The following is a genomic window from Verrucosispora sp. WMMD573.
CTCGGCGAGCCGGTATGCCTGGGTGGTCTTGCCTGAGCCGTCGATGCCGATCAGGGCTACGGTGCGGAGCCGGCCCCGGGCACGGCCGATTCCCGTCGAAGCGGTCACTCCCATCGATCTGGCCACCCTGGAAAGGTTATCCGACAGGCGCACGGTGGTGCACCATTGATCCGGTTTGATACCCTTTCATCCCCTTGCGCGCGCGGGGCAGGTGTGGACGACCGGATTGCCGGGTACCGATCGGAGATCCCACCGGTGGCACCCCCGACGAGTCGACGGGAGAGGCGAGATGGCCGAGCGCGACGACGAGACTCTCCTACACACCCTCAAGAAGGTCGCCGCCGTGCTCAAACAGTCCGAGATCCCGTTCGCTCTCGGCGGCAGCTTCGCCGTCTACGCACACGGCGGGCACTCCAGCGAGCACGACGTCGACTTCCTCATCCGCGAGTCCGACGTTGAGGCCGCGCTGGAGGCGCTGGGACAGGCCGGCTTCACCGCCGAGCGGCCACCAGAGGACTGGCTGGTCAAGGTCTACGACGGCGGCCGGATGGTGGACCTGATCCACCGACCGGTCGAGACGCCGGTGACCGAGGAGACCTTCACCGACACGGTCGTGCGGCCGGTGGACGCCATCCACATGCCGGTGCTGTCGGCCACCCAACTGATGGTGCACAAACTGCTCAGCTTCTCCCAGCACTACTGCGATTTCGCCCGAGGGCTGCCGCTGGCCCGTTCACTGCGTGAGCAGATCGACTGGGAACGGGTACGCAAGGAGACGCAGCACTCGCCGTACGCGGAGTCGTTCCTGGTGCTGCTGGACAGGCTGGACGTCGTGCCGCACTCCGGCACGACCGACGGGAAGGGGGGAACGTGACCGCGCACCTCGACTCCGGCGCCGGTCCGCCCGACGAGTACGTCGAGGCGGAGATCCACCGGCTGCTGACCGAAGATCCGGCCGTGGCCGAACAGGGAATCACCGTGGTCCGTACCGAACGCGCTCTCGTGCTGCACGGCGAGGTCGAGAGCGCACACCGGCGGGACGAGATCCTGCGTCGGGTGGCCGATCGCTTCCCGGACGTCCCGATCACCAGTGACATCGGGGTGATCCGCGCGCAGGCGCCCACGGAGATCGAGCAACTGCCCTGAGG
Proteins encoded in this region:
- a CDS encoding nucleotidyltransferase → MWTTGLPGTDRRSHRWHPRRVDGRGEMAERDDETLLHTLKKVAAVLKQSEIPFALGGSFAVYAHGGHSSEHDVDFLIRESDVEAALEALGQAGFTAERPPEDWLVKVYDGGRMVDLIHRPVETPVTEETFTDTVVRPVDAIHMPVLSATQLMVHKLLSFSQHYCDFARGLPLARSLREQIDWERVRKETQHSPYAESFLVLLDRLDVVPHSGTTDGKGGT